The DNA sequence GCTAATTAGAATATTAAATAGACTTATCTAATCCTTCTTTCTTATATGTATTTGATAAATGTACTTAATAAGTATACTAGAAGTTTTTTACTTTATAATAAACGCTTCGTAGAGTCACACTCTACGGAGCGTTTATTGTTTATCCAATGGAAATGATATAAATTTATAAATATAAGTATGTTATATAAGTAGTAATAAATTTATAAAAATATTTATTCAAATATTATAATAGTATTAATAATAGATAGGAGATTAATTATGGATAGATTAAGAAAAAAAGAATTATTACAACAATACAAAGAAATGAAGCCAGAGATGGGTGTATATATGTTCAAGTCTAAAAAAACAAATACGGTTTATTTAGGTTGTGATAAAAATATAAAAGCGACTATAAATGGGGATAGATTTAAATTAAATTTAAATAGTCATAGGTGTAAAAAATTACAAAAAGATTGGAATGAAAATAAAGAAGAAAATTTTGAGATAAGAATAGTAGAGATACTTCCTTATGATAAAGATGAAAGTAAAGTTGATTATAGTGAAGATTTAGAAATATTAAGAGAAATGTGTAAAGATAGATTCACAGAAGAGAATGTTGAGGAAATATAATTCTATTAATTCAAGATATCTAAATAAAAGGTGTACTTTAGAAAAGCTTCTAAAGTACACCTTTTGTTGTTATTTATATATTAATATCTGAGTTTTTATACTACACCTTTAACTGATAGAATAAATTATAAAGAACTATTTAGGTAAAATTTTACAACTTTGTATTTGTTGTTTATTATATAGTTAGATGGTAGAAATAAAACTAAAATAGAAAATATTTTAAAGGGTATAAATTAAATGGAGATTAGTATGCTAAATATAGTAATATGTGAAGATGAAATAGAACAACAAGAAATATTAAAAGATTATCTAGAACAAATATTAAATGAAATAGATATTAAGTATGAAATATTAATTTTTAATTCTGGGGAAGAACTTTTTAAAAATTATCCTAGCAATATAGATATATTTTTGCTAGATATACAAATGGATGGGTTAAATGGAATGGAAGTAGCGAGAAAGATCAGACAAATTGATAAAAAAGAAGTAGAAATTATCTTTACAACCTCGCTTATAGAATACATTCAAGAAGGCTATGAAGTAAGGGCATATAGATATCTTTTAAAGCCTGTAAAATTAGAAGATCTTAAAAAACATATTATTTTATGTATTGAAGAATTAACTAAAAATAAAGAAAGCTATATTGCTGTAAATGAAAAAAACAATACTTGTAAAGTTAAGATTTCAGAAATTACTTATATAGAAATTCAAAAAAGAGAAATGACAATACATACTATAAACGAAGACTATACTATAAATTCTAGTATGTCCAAATTAGAAAATGAACTTAGTAAATATAATTTTTATAGATGCCACAAAAGTTTTATGGTTAATATAGACTTTATTAAAAATATAAAACAATACATAGCGATTCTAGATAATAAAGAAGAAGTACCCATAAGTCGATATAGATTTAAAGAAACCAAATCTAGGTTTTTAAGTTCCCTTGGGAGAATTTTATAATGGAGCGTTTAATTTTAGAAATAATTTGGAAAATAAATGATATTATCTCTATAGCTATGTTTTATTTTATGATTAATAAAATATATGAAAAAAAAAGATTGCTAATAAATTTAACTACATATTAATATTTATTTTAGTAATATTAATATACGTAACTCAACAAATACGTTTTTCATATGGAATATTATATACTTGTCAAGGATTACTACTTACACTATTATGTAAAAATATATTTGAAATTTCTTTGAAACATGCTTTTGCTTGTGGAATGTGCTTTTCATTTGGATATGGGATATTAATTGATATAATAGGGTGGTTAGTATTATTAATGGAAGTAAATTATACTCCTATAAGTAATATACTATATATAGATATATCTTTAAATGCTATATTAATTTTATTAATTAAATATATAGATAAAATTATAAAGTTTAATTTGAATATTAAGTATTATATTTACATTGTATTTACGATTGTTACAAATATATTGTGTATATTATCTTTAATAAAAACAAATAAATATATTGAAGATATATACTATTTTATAGAAAAAAATAATATAAACACATATATAGATAAGAATAATTATATATCACTTAATCTTATGCCTTTTTTAGAATCTACAAAACACTCAGTTATAGTTTCTATAATATTTTGCAATATATTTTTGATCGTCATAATAAATAAGATAATTAAAAATATGAAATATGAAACTGAAATGAAAGCTTTAAATGATAAATTGGACATGCAGTATAATCATTATTTAAGTATTCAAGAATCTCAAATGAAAGTAAGAAAATTATATCATGATATAAATAATCATATGGCATGTATTAGGAAAATTCAAAATAAGGATGTAAATGAATATATAGATAGTATTAATGAGGAATTAAAAGATTATAAAGATACCTTTAATACCGAAAATATGATACTAGATATTATTTTAAATGAAAAAAAATATCTATGTGATGTAAATAATATAAAATTATTTTGCGATATAAATTTTTCAAAATGTGACTTTATAGAAATGATAGACGTATCATCTATTTTTTCAAATATTTTAGATAATGCCATAGAAGCTTGTAAAAAAGTTGAAGATACTAGATATATAAATATTAGAGGAACAATAGTCAAAGATTATTATATTATAAAATGTGAAAATAGTAAGAATAAAAAGATACATATTAAAAATAAGAAAATAATTACTATTAAGAAAGATAAGTTTTTACATGGATTAGGACTAAGAAGTATAAAATCTTCCTTGAATAAATATAATGGAGATTTAGAAATTTTAGACGAAGAAAATAAATTTATAATAAATATTTACATACCACTTGATTAAAATTAAATATAATTCATGCTAGTTGGAACAAAAATAATACCACTTGTGCTAACTATATTGATTGAAAAAAATGAGAGTGTTATCTTTTAAATGCAAGAGAGCACTCTCATTTTTTAGCATAAGGAGGTATTAGTAAGAGTATGTTTGAATTTAAATTAGCCTTAAAATATTTAATGAAAAATAAGAAAGAATCTGTTTTAATAATAGCTTGTATAGCTGTTGCAATAACTCTTATATTGGGAGTTGATATTGGTTCAAATAGCATACAGCTAAATCAAATAGACATGGCTAGAGAAATTGCAGGTTATTATGATGGCATATTAAAAACTAATAGTAAAGGAAATATTGAAAAATTAAAGCAAATAAATGGAGTTTACAATGTAAATACAGTTAAAGATTTAGGAAAATTCATTCCAAAAGATGGGTTAATATCTAAGCTTTATACATATAATGAAAATTATTTAAAAGCACTTAATTATAAACTCGTGTCAGGAAGACTTCCTAAGAATGAAGGCGAAATAGTTGTAGATAAAAAAATATTTGAAAAATCTAATGAAGGCAATATTTTAAATAAAAATATCTACGCCACAAACAAAATAGATTACAAGGTAAATGGCGAAGAAAAGATTTATAGTAAAAAAAATAAATATAAAGTAGTTGGGGTTATAAGTAAAGAAGAACAGTATTATACAACTGGAAATGAAGAAGCAATGGGAGGAGCAGAGTTATTCACTTTTGTTAAGACTAATGAAAGTTCAATACCTAAGAATTTACTAAATTATGATACAGTATTTAACTTAAAAGGGGTTAATCCAGAAAACCTAGATGTAAAGTTCTCAAAGTTAAGAGAAGATTACAATCCAAAATTAGATAGTACTGTAGATATTAGACAAGATACTAGAAGTGATATATCTAGTAATGAGTATCTAGACTCAACACTTAGACATTTCAAGGATCAACAAGATAATAATCAAGTACAGTCTAAAATATTTGTTATAGTTATAGCTGCATTTACAATAGTAAATTTCTTTAACATAATCCTTACAAAGCTTATAACACAAATAGGGTATTTAAGAGTTATTGGAATGTCTAATAAAAAGGTAATTAAGTTTTATTTAATTCAAATCGCTATATTATTTTCAGTAGGTTCTATTATAGGATTTATAAGTTCTATTATATTTGCAAGATATGCTATGAGTACAATCGTAACCTTAAAGATGTTTAATATAAGTGATTTTAGTAAAATTAAATTAAACATTCCATACTTTATTGTTTTTAAAGCTTTAGCAATAGTTTTATTTATACTATTGATTACAGTGATTATTCCTGTTTTAAAATCACTAAGAAAATATCCAATAGACATTATAAGTAACACAGATAAAATAAGATACAAAACAAAATATAATAAAAAAATTACAAAAACCCTTTTAAAGAATAACTTGCTTAGAAATAAGATAAAAACTTTAGTTTCTATAGTAGTAATATCTTTTAGTGGGATTATGATAATAGATAAAATTGATACTAACTTGGACTATATTGAGAAGCAGACTAATAAATATTCATCCTATGCACCCCATAAGTTCAACTATTTTATAAGACCTGAATATAATACTAGTGAAAATATAGAAAAAGTAAGTGATACAGATATTTCAAAAATTAAAAGTATAGATGGAGTAAAAGACTTAAAAGTACAAAACGATGCTAGAGGAATTTTAATAACAGAAAAAGGCAAAGTAAGTAAAATTTATATGGATGAGTATGGACATACAGGTAGTAGTTTAAATACCCAAGATGTTGACTTTGTAATTGAAGGCATAAAAGATATAGACAAATTAAATGAGTTTGTAAAAGAAGGAAATATGAAAAGTTTAAATGATTCAACAGGTGATTATATAAATATTGCTGTATGTAATAATTTTTATTATATAAAGGATGCAATTTATAAACCTGTTGTAAAAGATTTGAAATTAGGAGATATACTTAATTTTAAAATAAAAACTACTAATACTGATGGAAATTATTATCATAAAGACTTAAAATTTAGGGTTAGTGTAATTTTAGATGACGATTACAGTAGAAAGAGCGAAACAAACTTTGTTGACCCTATAGTATTAATGAACTTTGATAATTTCAATAAAATAACAAATGGATTTTATAATCAAGAAGTATTTTTTAATTCTAAAGAAAAAAGTTATAAAACTGTAAGCAAACTTTTAGAAAACATAAAAGAAAAGAATAAGTATCTATATATTTACAATGGTCAAGATCATAAGCTGGAGTTTAGAATTACTTTTCCTATTATAATATCCTTATTGGTATTTGTTTCAGCATTATTCAATATGTATATGACTATTAGTTTAAATATAAGTAATAATTTAAGAGAATTTTCTATATTGAGAGCAATAGGATTAAATAAAAAATCACTTAAAAAATTAGTAGTTTGGGAATCTATATCCTATGCTTTACTTGGGAGCTTAGTTGCTACTATTGTTATTGCAATAAAACAACTTAAATATATCAAATATGTCAAAGAAGTATTTATAAATCACATTGGAATGGATATAAAAATAAAATCAATATATATGCCTCCAAAAGAAGCAATTATATTTATGGTAATAATAATTTTATTTGCTTTTTTAGTAGGATATATAAAAGCAAAATCAATAGACAAAATAAATATAATTGATGGAATAAATGAAAATTAATATAGGTTATGGAGGATTAAAAATGAAAAAAAGTATAAGAGTTAATAATATAAAAAAGATATATGGAAAAGGTGAAAATGCAGTTAAAGCCATTGATGGAATCACCTTAGAAATAGAGAGCGGAAAGTTTACTGCAATAGTTGGAGAAAGTGGTAGTGGAAAAAGTACACTCCTACATTGTATGGCAGGACTTGATAAGCCTACTGAAGGAAATGTATATTTAGAAAATCAAGATATATATAAATTAAATGATGATAAACTATCTAAAATTAGAGTTGAAGAGTTTGGATTTGTTTTTCAAAGTTTTAATTTAATACCAGTAGTAAATGTATATGAAAATATAGTTTTGCCTGTTTCAATAGATCACAATAAAATAGATAAGAACTATATTGACGATATTATTAAAAAGTTAGGACTAGAAAATCAAATAAAAAAATTCCCAAATGAATTATCTGGAGGGCAACAACAAAGGGTTGCAATAGCAAGAGCCTTATCAAATAAGCCTTCTATAATATTTGCAGATGAACCAACTGGAAATTTAGATAGTAAAACTAGTAAAGAAGTTATGGCTATACTTTGTATGAGTGTAAAGGAATTTAATCAAACATTAGTTATGATAACTCATAATGATGATATAG is a window from the Paraclostridium sordellii genome containing:
- a CDS encoding GIY-YIG nuclease family protein, translating into MDRLRKKELLQQYKEMKPEMGVYMFKSKKTNTVYLGCDKNIKATINGDRFKLNLNSHRCKKLQKDWNENKEENFEIRIVEILPYDKDESKVDYSEDLEILREMCKDRFTEENVEEI
- a CDS encoding LytR/AlgR family response regulator transcription factor, translating into MLNIVICEDEIEQQEILKDYLEQILNEIDIKYEILIFNSGEELFKNYPSNIDIFLLDIQMDGLNGMEVARKIRQIDKKEVEIIFTTSLIEYIQEGYEVRAYRYLLKPVKLEDLKKHIILCIEELTKNKESYIAVNEKNNTCKVKISEITYIEIQKREMTIHTINEDYTINSSMSKLENELSKYNFYRCHKSFMVNIDFIKNIKQYIAILDNKEEVPISRYRFKETKSRFLSSLGRIL
- a CDS encoding GHKL domain-containing protein, whose amino-acid sequence is MEVNYTPISNILYIDISLNAILILLIKYIDKIIKFNLNIKYYIYIVFTIVTNILCILSLIKTNKYIEDIYYFIEKNNINTYIDKNNYISLNLMPFLESTKHSVIVSIIFCNIFLIVIINKIIKNMKYETEMKALNDKLDMQYNHYLSIQESQMKVRKLYHDINNHMACIRKIQNKDVNEYIDSINEELKDYKDTFNTENMILDIILNEKKYLCDVNNIKLFCDINFSKCDFIEMIDVSSIFSNILDNAIEACKKVEDTRYINIRGTIVKDYYIIKCENSKNKKIHIKNKKIITIKKDKFLHGLGLRSIKSSLNKYNGDLEILDEENKFIINIYIPLD
- a CDS encoding ABC transporter permease, with amino-acid sequence MFEFKLALKYLMKNKKESVLIIACIAVAITLILGVDIGSNSIQLNQIDMAREIAGYYDGILKTNSKGNIEKLKQINGVYNVNTVKDLGKFIPKDGLISKLYTYNENYLKALNYKLVSGRLPKNEGEIVVDKKIFEKSNEGNILNKNIYATNKIDYKVNGEEKIYSKKNKYKVVGVISKEEQYYTTGNEEAMGGAELFTFVKTNESSIPKNLLNYDTVFNLKGVNPENLDVKFSKLREDYNPKLDSTVDIRQDTRSDISSNEYLDSTLRHFKDQQDNNQVQSKIFVIVIAAFTIVNFFNIILTKLITQIGYLRVIGMSNKKVIKFYLIQIAILFSVGSIIGFISSIIFARYAMSTIVTLKMFNISDFSKIKLNIPYFIVFKALAIVLFILLITVIIPVLKSLRKYPIDIISNTDKIRYKTKYNKKITKTLLKNNLLRNKIKTLVSIVVISFSGIMIIDKIDTNLDYIEKQTNKYSSYAPHKFNYFIRPEYNTSENIEKVSDTDISKIKSIDGVKDLKVQNDARGILITEKGKVSKIYMDEYGHTGSSLNTQDVDFVIEGIKDIDKLNEFVKEGNMKSLNDSTGDYINIAVCNNFYYIKDAIYKPVVKDLKLGDILNFKIKTTNTDGNYYHKDLKFRVSVILDDDYSRKSETNFVDPIVLMNFDNFNKITNGFYNQEVFFNSKEKSYKTVSKLLENIKEKNKYLYIYNGQDHKLEFRITFPIIISLLVFVSALFNMYMTISLNISNNLREFSILRAIGLNKKSLKKLVVWESISYALLGSLVATIVIAIKQLKYIKYVKEVFINHIGMDIKIKSIYMPPKEAIIFMVIIILFAFLVGYIKAKSIDKINIIDGINEN
- a CDS encoding ABC transporter ATP-binding protein → MKKSIRVNNIKKIYGKGENAVKAIDGITLEIESGKFTAIVGESGSGKSTLLHCMAGLDKPTEGNVYLENQDIYKLNDDKLSKIRVEEFGFVFQSFNLIPVVNVYENIVLPVSIDHNKIDKNYIDDIIKKLGLENQIKKFPNELSGGQQQRVAIARALSNKPSIIFADEPTGNLDSKTSKEVMAILCMSVKEFNQTLVMITHNDDIANMADTVITINDGKVLSNALI